A genomic segment from Spinacia oleracea cultivar Varoflay chromosome 3, BTI_SOV_V1, whole genome shotgun sequence encodes:
- the LOC130469472 gene encoding uncharacterized protein, whose product MNVGCMMLNKNRNERLFDDGNLDKVKFSYMMALRSSYLVLRRESHDGHFYVEPYSPHRFGRQFGFCQEITGVLRRGVDERSVTYYEALRYWSIILFKDSRSRVFTPSQSLNWKELVTPEFKKVWPTISIGDLRKGVDVLCSGAVSDTSKPKQCQGNEKGVLRQRSDVMHPEGTDDSRKRRSSRIDSAQRPLIGLDNNDKTASDAESDVDFKHRRRVRQNSDDLSMDVDDLGADRFFLDVPESSVVPSNLEIDGDLDLEVDIGNTATDYLFAQGDDPFLPRSTPGKGKGLTVIKDLAPLGSAQMNSNVNLSSSPKSQQSVDGPNSLEVASKALGVRPSPVNVSNHVSKTVHTHAMSVSSFRPGPNSSTIFNNAVKLIGAEYLRLLQSTPFLEVTQRYEEASMVYKGIQQLRGDPSLLKRKVDSYVWSVKSYLALEEAAAKRQRSDQVEREIHAQAEVIRQVESDFAEARERQKQLEEQDVAITKKINSLEVELKEAREIKSYLVGDLATSGTSLASLEDQVKVAKQSLDELESTPFVSAEEISQLEEQKTHLQELQSMIKPYEWME is encoded by the exons ATGAATGTGGGTTGCATGATGTTGAACAAAAATAGGAATGAGCGTTTGTTTGACGATGGTAACTTAGATAAAGTGAAGTTTAGTTACATGATGGCTCTTCGCTCAAGTTATCTTGTTTTGCGCCGTGAATCTCATGATGGTCATTTTTATGTTGAACCATATTCCCCTCATCGATTTGGTAGACAATTCGGTTTTTGTCAAGAGATCACAGGTGTACTTCGTCGTGGTGTGGACGAGCGAAGTGTAACTTACTATGAGGCATTGAGGTATTGGTCAATCATACTCTTCAAAGACAGTCGATCTCGAGTATTCACCCCAAGTCAGTCTCTCAATTGGAAGGAATTGGTGACACCTGAGTTCAAAAAGGTGTGGCCTACAATAAGTATAGGCGATTTGAGAAAAGGTGTTGATGTTCTTTGTTCGGGTGCAGTGTCTGACACGTCCAAGCCTAAACAATGTCAAGGTAACGAGAAAGGGGTACTTCGTCAAAGAAGTGATGTCATGCATCCGGAGGGGACTGACGACAGTCGTAAACGACGTTCTTCCAGAATAGACAGTGCTCAACGCCCGTTGATTGGACTTGACAACAATGATAAGACTGCTAGCGATGCCGAGTCTGATGTCGACTTCAAACACAGACGAAGGGTAAGACAAAACTCTGATGACTTAAGTATGGACGTCGACGACTTGGGCGCTGATAGGTTTTTCTTGGACGTTCCCGAATCATCCGTTGTACCATccaaccttgaaata GACGGTGATCTCGACTTGGAAGTTGATATAGGGAATACTGCGACTGACTATCTGTTTGCACAGGGTGACGACCCGTTTCTCCCTAGATCAACTCCTGGAAAAGGGAAAGGGTTGACTGTCATAAAGGACTTGGCTCCCCTAGGCTCGGCGCAGATGAATTCGAATGTCAACTTATCATCTTCCCCCAAAAGTCAACAATCAGTCGACGGCCCTAACTCTCTTGAAGTTGCTTCTAAGGCTTTGGGCGTTCGACCTTCTCCCGTGAATGTCTCTAATCATGTATCGAAGACTGTTCATACCCATGCCATGTCTGTTAGTTCTTTTCGTCCGGGTCCAAATTCTTCTACTATCTTCAATAATGCAGTAAAACTGATAGGTGCAGAATATTTACGCCTATTGCAGAGCACACCCTTTCTCGAGGTTACCCAAAGATATGAAGAAGCTTCCATGGTGTATAAGGGAATCCAACAACTTAGAGGTGATCCAAGTTTGTTGAAACGCAAGGTAGACTCCTATGTTTGGTCTGTCAAGTCTTATCTTGCGTTGGAAGAGGCTGCAGCGAAGCGACAGAGATCTGACCAGGTGGAGCGTGAGATACACGCCCAAGCTGAGGTGATTAGACAAGTCGAGTCTGACTTTGCCGAGGCACGGGAAAGGCAGAAACAGCTGGAGGAACAGGATGTCGCGATCACGAAGAAGATAAACAGTCTTGAAGTTGAATTGAAGGAAGCTCGTGAGATCAAGAGTTACTTGGTAGGTGACTTGGCGACTAGTGGTACATCTTTGGCATCTCTTGAGGATCAAGTAAAGGTTGCGAAGCAAAGTCTTGACGAATTGGAATCAACGCCTTTTGTGAGTGCTGAAGAGATCTCTCAACTCGAAGAACAGAAGACGCACCTACAAGAGCTTCAATCCATGATTAAGCCCTATGAGTGGATGGAGTGA